The DNA segment AAGCAAATCGCGATTGCTGGCGGCGATGAGCCGGGTGTCGACGCGGATCGTTTGCGTATCGCCGACGCGCTCGAACTCGCGCTCTTGCAACACGCGCAGCAGCTTCACTTGCAGCTTGGGCGTGGTGGAGTTGATTTCGTCGAGAAAGATCGTGCCGGTGTGGGCGGCTTCGAACCGTCCGGTGCGATTGGCCACCGCCCCCGTGAACGAGCCGCGCACATGGCCGAACAGCTCGCTCTCGAGCAAACTTTCGCTCAGCGCTCCGCAATTGACGCGAACGAATGGCCCGCCCGATCGATTGCTCAGCTGGTGGATGGCCTTGGCGATGAGTTCCTTGCCCGTGCCCGTCTCGCCGAGCAACAGCACGCTGGCATTCGACCGGGCCACTTGATGCGTAATCCGATATACCTCTTGCATCGCCGGACCGGAACCGATGATCCCTTTGATCGGCGGGCTAGGCGAGAGCGGATCGAATGGTCGCAGCGGCGAGGACATGAATCGATGAGTGGGGTTGCTTAGAGTAGCAGGAACACTCCGTGTGCCGTCTGCCGTATTTTGCGGTTTGATATTTGTTGCGACCATACTAGCCCGAAGCGTTAGCGAGGATGCGTCGGTTCGTTTCGCATCCCTCGCTAACGTTTCGGGTTAGTGTGTCTTTTGGTTCACTGACGGCCCATGGAATGTGCCTGCTACGTTACGAGTGTTTGCCTTGTTTCGTGGGCGCTTCGATCGTGTCCAAAATTTCGCCGAGCAATTGTTGCGTCGCTTTGTCGAGCTGTGCGCTTGCGTTGTAGCGATTGTATTGCCGGACCACTTCCGACGGCGCCAATCGCAGGCCGAAGTGTTTTACGCTTTCGGCAAATGCCGCTGCTGCCGCTTGCCGCACTTCGAGCGGTTGAACGGCAAGGCTTGCCAGATCCACGAGCGCCGCTTGCGACGAATGCGTTCCGAGCCTACCCATCGCCACTGCCGCATGCGGGGCCAAGAGCGGATGGTACAGTCCATGCTCGATGACGCCTTCATACCGCCGCACGTCGAACACTTCCGGCGGCGAAGTGGCCATCTCCGCAAGCCAATCGAGTGCGATCGCCGCTTCCTGGAGCCGTAGCGGCGGCGGAATGAGATGCTCGCCCGATAGTTGCACTCCCTTGGCAACCGCGGCTGCCATCTCCGCCGGCTTTTCCGGCCGATAGACGACAAACACTTTCGGCTCGGTCGCGAATTTCTTGGATTGGATCGTGTAGTCGGCCAATTCGCCCATCACGCACACCGGCAAATCCGCCGTGCGAAAGTCGCCGCGAAGTTGCTGAATGAGATCGAACGCATCCGGCCGCGCGATCCGCCCGCTGATGAACACGATTTCGGTGTCGGCCGATTGCGTGGCGGCAGCGAAAACGCCGAAACCATTGTTGGCCGTCTGCGGATCGTAGCCAGACGCGGCTGCAAGCCCGGCAAGCTGCTGTGCGACGCCGGTTGTGGGAAAGCCGATCACTGCCCGTCGATGGCCGGCCGAGGTCGCCACATCGGCCGCGGCATCGGTGACGTAACTCGAGCCGGCGAAAGGCGCCGTCGGCTTGAAGCTCATCACCGCCGCAGCCGCGGCAAAACGGAGCCGCCGCTCGTTGCTTCGCAGCGCATCGACCAATGGGCACGGCGTCGGGCCGTCGCGAGTCAAAATGCCCGCGCTGCCGATGCCTTGCAACACGCGCGCAGCCCCCCGCGCAGCCGCGGTGTGGCCGATCGCCAAGGCCTGAGCGAGCGCATCGCTAATCGCAGCGGTGCCGAATTTCGCCGCCCGGGCATATTCCGAGCCAGGGCCGGTCGGCAGCGGGGCATCCAGCCCGACGCGATATACCGCCGAATCCAATAGGCTGACGAGATACAGCCGCCGCGCCTCGAGCGCATCGGGCTCAAGCCGCATCAGCTCGCGCGACAACCGCGCCGCGACGAACGATGCCGCACGGGTCGGCGGATAACTGGCGACCGTGAATTGGTGCGTCGCCGGATCGAAACTCCAGATCGCGACATTGCTCCCATCGTCCGGCGGAAGCACCTTTTCGCCTTCAAGAACCGAGCGGGCTTCGCGCGCCAATAGCGCAATGGCATCGGATTCGTTCCCAGTGGTGCCCAGCAGTTGTTCGAGGGCTTGAGCGGCGGCGCGGCGCACATCCGGCGGACTATCAGGCGCGAATTGCGGGGCCAAAAGATACAGGGCCGACTGCTTGTCGCCGATCGCGGCCAGCAACGCGATCGCCTCGGCGACCCGCCGCGGATCTTTGTCGGCGAGGGCTGCCACTAGCGGGGGAATCGCATCGGTGCCCAAGCCGATGATCGCACCTTCTGCCAATGCATGGATCGAGGCCTGGGCTGGGTCGCCGATTGCCGCGAGCAGCGGGGGCACGGAATAGCCGCCGCCGTCGTGCAACGTCGCCAAAGCTTCGCTTTGCGCGTCGGCCGATTTCGCGCCGAGTTGCTTCACTGCCGACGCCAATCGGGCCGGATCGCGCCGCGCGGCGGCGGCGGCCCCCAACACTTGCCGGGCCAGGATCAAACCTTCGGGCTGCAAACTCGGGTTCGTGGCCAATTGCAAAAACGTGGCGCTGCCAAAGCGATGGATCAATTCGGCCGCGGCGGCGGGGTTGGGCTTGGCGGCGACGATTTGTTGCAGCAATGGCTTTGCCCTGTCTGGGCGGCCGAGTTGCAAAATCGACACGGCGGCTTGCATCAATTCGACCGGCGTCGTGGGCTTGGCGTCGAGAATCGTTTGCACGGCCGTATCGGTCGGCCCAGGCAGGGCGACGGACGGCGGTGGGGCCGGTTGAGGCGAGGCAGCTTTTACAGGGGCCTTTGCCGGAGCCGCCTTCGGGGCAGCCTGATCCTGAGCGTTGCCCGGTCGGACAAAGGCAAAAATGAGAGCGATCGCCGCGGCGGCGGACAGCAGCACGGATTTTTCGAAGCGCGAGTAGGTCATGTTGCGTTCGTCGGTGGAAGGATTACGTCGTGTATCAGTGAGTCAGGGTGTTGTGAGTGAGCGAGGGGGAATTGTGCGTTCGGCTACCGTTGTGTAACGGCGTCGGAATATTTCGTTTTCGTCTGTGTTGTGTCGGCGCTTTGGCATCCGCGGCGCCGCTTCGCGTATTTTTGCTCAGCCTCGTGAACGAGGCTAGCTCACCTTCTCCCGTGTTTGAAATGGAAAACGTTTCGTTCGATGTACCCAGCGCTGCATCCTTTAACTCAATGGTCTCTTGCCATCATCCGTCCGCGTTTTCCGTCAGTTTTTCTTTCCACATCTGCACTTGCTTCGCCACCTCCGCGGGCGCGGTCGAGCCGTAGCTTTGGAAGCGGGCGATCGCGCGGTCGACGCCGAGCACGTCGCGCAGGCTGCCGTCGAGCGAGGGATCGATTTCCCGGAATTCGGTGGCGGGCAATTCCGCCAGGGTCGTTCCTCGGTCGAGGGCTTTTCGCACAAGTCGGCCGACCCATTCGTGGGCCGTCCGCTGCGGGGTGCCGCGGCGGATCAGTTCTTCCATCAGTGTCGTGGCGTCGAGGTGTCCGCGATCGAGGCGTTCCCGAATCGCCGCCCGGTTCAGTTCCGCACCGGTCACCAGCGGGGCGGCTAACTCCAAACAGGCCGACACGGTGTCGAACGCGTCGAAAAGCCGCGGCTTGTCTTCCTGCATGTCGCGGTTGTAAGCCAGCGGCAAACCCTTGACCAGCATCAGCAGGGCTTGCAAATCGCCGACCACGCGCGCCGTCTTGCCGCGGATCAACTCCAGCACATCCGGGTTGACCTTTTGCGGCATGATCGACGAACCGGTGCAAAACGCCTGCGGCAATTTCAAGAAATTGAATTCGCTCGTGCACCACAAGATCCACTCTTCGGCCCAGCCGCTGAGGTGCAATGCGATCAGCGAAAGTGCGAAGACAAACTCGATCACAAAATCCCGATCGCTCGTCGCATCGAGACTGTTTGCGGCGATCGCATCGAATCCGAGTTGCCGAGCGACGAATTCGCGATCGATCGGCAGCGATGTGCCGGCCAGCGCCGCCGAGCCGAGCGGCAAAACATTCGTCCGAGCGAAGCAATCCGCCAGGCGTCCGCGATCTCGCCCGAATCGCTCGCAATAGGCTAACCAATAGTGCGGCGCGAGCACGGGTTGGGCGCGCTGCATGTGGGTGTAGCCGGGGAGGATGCAATCATGGTCGCGATCCGCGCGGCCGACGAACGCCTGCTGCAAGGCCACGATGCGGCGATCGATCTCGCCAATGGCGTCGCGCTGCCAAAGCCGTAGATCGGTGGCCACCTGATCGTTTCGGCTGCGCGCCGTATGGATTTTTCGACCCGTGTCGCCGAGCCGGGCAATCAAAGCCCGTTCAATGTGCAGGTGAATGTCTTCATGCTCAGTTGAGAACTCGAAGAGGCCCTGCTCAATTTCTTGGCTGATCCGTTGCATTGCCTGCTCAATCTGACGGCACTCGTCTGCGGTCAAGAGCCCGACGCGTGCAAGCATTTGGGCGTGGGCCACCGAGCCCCGGATGTCGTGGGCATAGAGGCGACGATCGAAGCTGATGCTTTCGGTGAACTGCTCGACGCGGCGATCCGTCGCTTCGTTGAATACGCCACCCCAGGCTTTTGCCGCCACAATCGCGCTCGATAAGGGTGTTGAATTTGATCGGAACTTATTTGGCTGACAGCCTTTACTTTAAACGGGCTTCGCCGCTCCGTCAATCTTCGGCGGCGGTCTATTGAACGCGCGAACGCGGGAGAACAGAACGCCACGGCGAGCGTTTGCCCACGCACGTTGTCCGTTTCGTTCCGGTGGGCGGTGAGCGCCGCGGCTTGCGCGGTGTCGCAGGACGGCACAAGTGTTTATTTATGTGGCATTTGCAGCCGAATCCGAAGGCGTTCGTCAACGATCGCGTCGCCGGCCGAACTGTCCTGCCTCCCGACAATGAAACGGCGGATTGAATCTCGAAATTCATGGATTGCCTCCTCGGGGGTGTGCTAGACCCTTGAAGCCGCGCCGTCGGCCATGGTACCCTCGGGAGATTTTAGACAGCACGCGCGATAAATTGGCATTTTCGATCGGGCCATCATCCAGCCGGCCGATGCAAGCAGCATTGCCACGCGCTCTCCACCCGACCGAACGAAGGAACCCAACGTGCCGCGGCGTACCGACCTCCACAAAATTCTCCTCATCGGCTCCGGACCGATCGTTATCGGCCAGGCGTGCGAGTTCGATTATTCGGGCACGCAAGCGTGCAAGGCCCTGCGCGAAGAGGGCTTCGAAGTAGTGCTGGTCAACTCGAATCCCGCCACGATCATGACCGACCCCGGCATGGCCGACCGGACATATATCGAACCGCTCACTTGGGAGGCGGTGGCGCGGGTGATCGAAGCCGAGCGGCCCGACGCTCTACTGCCTACTCTCGGCGGCCAGACCGGATTGAATCTGGCGATGGAACTGGCCCGCAACGGCGTGCTCGAGAAATATGGCGTCGAGATGATCGGGGCCCGGGCCGATGTGATTGCCAAAGCGGAAGAACGCGAGCTGTTCAAACAGGCGATGGAAAAGATCAGCCTTGAGACGTGCAAGGGGCGGACGGTGCACAGCCTGGCGGCCGCGCGGCAAGTGCTCAAGGAGATCGGGCTGCCGTGCGTTATCCGGCCCGGCTTCACGATGGGCGGCAGCGGGTCGAATGTCGCCTACAATCGCGAAGAATTTGACACTGTGGTGTCGCGCGGCCTCGACGCTTCGCCGATCAGCGAAGTGCTCATCGAGCAATCGATCGCCGGTTGGAAAGAATATGAAATGGAGGTGATGCGCGACGCCGACGACAATTGCGTCATCATCTGCTCGATCGAGAATTTCGACCCGATGGGCGTTCACACGGGCGACTCGATCACGGTCGCGCCGGCCCAAACGCTCAGCGACAAGGAATACCAGCGGATGCGCGACGCTTCACTGGCCGTGATCCGCGAGATTGGCGTCGAGACGGGCGGGTCGAATATTCAATTCGCGATCAACCCGAAAACCGGGCGGATGATCGTGATCGAAATGAATCCCCGCGTCAGCCGTTCGAGTGCGCTGGCGTCGAAGGCGACGGGTTTCCCGATTGCCAAAATTGCCGCGAAATTGGCCGTCGGTTATCGGCTGCACGAACTGCCCAACGACATCACCCGCGAAACGATGGCTTGCTTCGAGCCGACGATCGATTATGTGGTGACGAAGATCCCCCGCTTCGCGTTCGAAAAGTTTCCCGAGGCCGATTCGCGGCTTACCACGCAAATGAAAAGCGTCGGCGAGACGATGGCCATCGGGCGGACCTTCAAGGAATCGTTTCAAAAAGCGCTGCGCGGGTTGGAAGTCGGCAGCTTCGGATTGGGCTGCGACGGCAAAGATCTTTGGTACACCCCGCAGCAACCGACGATCGACGAAATCCGCGCGAAGTTGGCCATACCGAATGCCGAGCGCCCGTGGTTCATTCGCTACGCAATGAAAGCCGGCATGACGGTCGAGGAGATTCACGGCCTGACGCAAATCGATCCCTGGTTTCTCGATGAAATCGCCCAAATCGTGGCCGTCGAAGACGAACTGCGGGCTTGCGACGAGCCGGCCCATGCGAGCGAGGAACTGTTGCGGCGAGCCAAGCGGTTCGGCTTTTCCGATCGGCAACTGTCGACGATCTGGAACTGCTCGGAAATGGACGTGCGCGCGCTCCGCAAGAGCCTCGGCATCGTGGCCACGTTCAAATCCGTCGACACGTGCGCCGCCGAATTCGAGGCCTACACGCCGTACTACTATTCCACCTACGAAGACGAAGACGAGACGCCCCCCAAGCCCCGCGGCGGCCGGCGAATCATGATTCTCGGCGGCGGCCCGAATCGCATCGGGCAAGGCATCGAGTTCGACTATTGCTGTTGCCACGCCAGCTTCGCGCTGCGTGAACTGGGCATCGAATCGATCATGGTCAACAGCAATCCCGAAACCGTCAGCACCGACTACGACACCAGCGACCTGCTCTTCTTCGAGCCGCTGACCACCGAAGACGTGTTGAATATCTGCGACCGCGTGCAGCCCGACGGCGTCATCGTGCAGCTCGGCGGACAAACGCCGCTCAATCTCTCGCGAGCGCTGGCCACGGCCGGAGTGCCGATCATCGGCACCAGCGTCGACACGATCGAAGACGCCGAAGACCGCGAAAAATTCCAACGCCTGTTGCAGCGGCTCGGGCTGCGGCAACCGGCCAACGGCATCGCTCGCACGATGACCGAAGCGAGGGCCCAAGCCACGAAAATCGGCTATCCGAACTTGGTGCGGCCCAGTTTCGTGCTCGGCGGCCGGGCAATGGAGATTTGCTACGACCAATCGCAACTCGAGCGGTTCGTCGCCGAGGCGTTTGTCGTCGCTCAAGGCCAGCCGGTGCTCATCGATCGGTTTCTCGAAGAGGCGATCGAAGTCGACGTCGATGCGATTTGCGACGGCCAGCAGGTGCTCGTGGCCGGCATCATGGAACACATCGAAGAAGCGGGAGTTCACTCGGGCGATTCGGCCTGCGCGATCCCGCCCTACAGCCTTGCCGGGCCGATCTTGGCCGAAATTCGCGAAGCCACAGTGGCGATGGCGCGCCACCTCCGCGTCGTCGGCTTGATGAACGTGCAATATGCCATCAAGAAAGAAGACGGCAAGCAGGTGCTGTATGTGCTCGAGGTGAACCCACGTGCGAGCCGCACCGTGCCGTTCGTGGCCAAAGCGACGGGCATGCCCGTGGCTCGCGTGGCGACGAAGGTCATGGCGGGCGTGTCGCTGGCCGAGCAGGGGTATCATTCCGATCCGATTCCGGCGTTCGTGTCGGTGAAGGAAAGCGTGTTTCCGTTCTCGAAATTCGCCGGCGTCGACATCGTGCTCGGGCCGGAGATGCGCTCGACGGGCGAAGTGATGGGCGTGAGCGAGCGGTTTTCGATCGCGTTTGCCAAGAGCCAATTGGCGGCTGGCATTCTGTTGCCCAAAGAGGGGCGAATTTTCATCAGCGTCGCGTCGCCCTCGGCCAAGGAACACATGATCGGGCTGGCGAAGCGTTTGGCGGCGATGGGCTTCCAATTGCTGGCCACCGAAGGCACTGCGCGCGTGATCGAAGCGACCGGGATTCCGGTCGAGCACGTCAAGAAATTGCAGGAGGGGCATCCGAACCTGATCGACCATCTGATCGACGGCCGCGTGCAATTGATCATGAACACGCCGCGCGGCAAAGGAGCGCGGACCGACGAAGGCCGGATTCGGGCGGCGTCGGTGACGCATGGCGTGCCCTGCATCACCACCCTTCCGGCGGCCGACGCATGCGTCAAGGCGATGGAAGCCCTGCGCGAAGAGGAAATGACGGTGCAAGCGCTTCAAGACCGCTTTCCCCACACCGAGCCCTCGCTGGGCATCGCGACCGCCATTCGGCGATGAATCGGTGATGCATGCTACTGGCGTGCGTGGTCAGCGTGCACTGGCAATCGCATTCTGCCAGTGATGAACTGCCGCTGGGCAACGCGCTCGCGAGCCACCCCACTGGCAGACTGCGCTTGCCCGTGGCACACGAAACACTAGCCGGTGCCACACGAACCGCCGCGCTTTTCTCTGATCCGCGGCCCCCGATCTCTGGGTTGCCGATTGCAGGGGAAAATTGATCTTGGGATTGGCGGGGGTGATGCGTATGATTGTCGGGGGTGTTGCCGAGCAGGGAGTCCGATCGGCCCCCGATCTTGGTCTTGGACCAAACGATCATGCGCGGCCTATGCGGATTGCTGGCTTTGGGGTTGGTTGCGGCGACCGTTGCCGTGCCATCGCCCAGCCTCCAGGCCGCCGAGCCGACCAAGCTTCAGGCCACCGAGCCAGTCCTGCGGGTCGGTTCCGCGGCCACCGCCGGCACCGCCGCCACGAACGCCGGCTCCGCGGCAGTCTCCGCTTCACAATCTGCCGAAGCGACGGCGGCCGGTAGTTCGGTCGCCGACATGGCTGCGGCCTTGGTCCGCAAATCTGCCGGGGCTGCAGAGGTCCATTCCGCATCGCCTATTCCGGCGGCGGCGCCGCAATTGATTCGGCAGTTGGACGATTCTTCGTTCGATGTCCGGCAGGCGGCTGCCCAGGAATTGGAGCGGCTCGGCCGCGAGGCGGAATACGCGCCAGGGCTTGCCGATCAGTTTCAACGCCTATTGTGCGACGAACGGACGTCGTTCGAAGTGCGCACGCAATTGGCCGAATTGATGCGTCATTTGCCCGCCGCTGCCGCCGCGCCGCCGACTTTGCCGTCTAGCGAGATCGATCACTTGTTGGAACTGCTCGACGACGACTCGTTCGCCGTGCGCTCAGGCGCGGGGGAACGGCTGAAATGGCTCGCCCGCAATCCGGCGATGATTTGTTCGCTGGTGGAAAGCGTCAAGACACGATTGTCGGATCCGAACCTTTCGCCGTCGAGCCGCCAACAGTTGGACCCCTTGTGGACGAAAATCCATGGCGCGTGGCTGTTGAGCGATTCGGCCGGTTGGAATTTTGCCCCCGTGCCGGAGAAGCAAATTGCCGGTTGGATCGAGATGGTGGAAAACCCGACCAGAGCGGAGCAAGACGGCCATTCGCTCGACGAGGAAACGGCGATGCGCGAGCTGTTGGATCTTTTGGTGAGGCCTGACACGGCCCCGGCCGTGGTGCGGGCCCTCGAGGCCCGGTTGGCCGATCCACGGTTGGATTCTTCCGCGGCGAGCCGGTTGCGCGAACTCGATGATTGGAGCCGGCCGGCGATGGTGGCCGAGTATTGGGACAACCACACGAACCAGGCGATCCAACATCTGCTCGTCGGAGTGCCGAGCATGCCGCCGGGGGCGCAGTTTCCGAGCCACTTCGATCATTGCGACGATCATGTGGCCCATTGCGTGAGCGGCAATTCGCTTTCGCCGGGCGATTATCCGGTGGGGATCGCGTTTCTGCATCCGCGTCAGCCGGGCGCGTTTTTTCAACTCGTGAATCTGCCGACCACCCAGCGCCGGCTGGCTTATGAGTTCTTGGTGGAGAATGAGACCGATACCGTGCGCCTTGTCCAAGTCAGCACGCGAACGCTGAATCACATGCTCGAAAAGCATCAGCCGCTGGACGACGACGATCTGGCGCTCTTGGATCTGTTGGATGCCGGTGCGGTTTCACGCTTTGCGGGGCCCTATTTTCAAGCGGTCGGCGACGGTCCGCGCGACGATTATTTAGGTTCGTTCGGTTCGCCGAGCCGGCATGGTCTGCTGTGTCTTTGGCTGGCCGTACATGGCACCCACGAAGCGATCGGCGGGCTGACGGAAGCGATCGACGGCCATCGCATCATGGAGCCCGACGAATCGCGACCGTTTCGATTGGCCTGGGTGGCCGCGTTCGCAATTGCCGAGCGCGACCCTTGGCATGGCGAAGACGCATGGCTTGCGCAACGCGTGCAACGCACCGAGCGATTGGACACGGGCAACGCGGGCGACGTGGGCGCGATGGCTGCCGCGGCGCTGCTCACGCGGCACGGCCAAAGGCTGCAGGATTTCGGACTGCAAGAAGTCGAGTCGGAGCCGCTCAGCCGGCTTCATCTGCAAAACTATCGCTTTTCGTCGGCCAACGATCGGGGAGCGGTGCTCCGCTGGTGGTCGCACCAATCGACTTTGCCGGAATGAAGGCTTGAGGCTGAAGGCGACAGGCTTGAGATACGAGAGCATGCCGGACGCGTCACGTCCTCAAGCCTGTAGGCTTCAGCCTTATTGAGCACACTGCACGCAGTGCGGCGTGTAGGGAATCGCTTCGAGGCGTTCCGTTGGGATCGGCTGGCCGCACTCCTCGCAGGTGCCATAGGTGCCTTCTTCGATTCGCTGCAGGGCGTCTTCGACCATTTCGAGAATCCCTTCCTCGTTTGCGGCGATGGCGATTTCCTTATCGAGGCCTTCCTCGTCGGCGTCGGCCAAATGCGTGTGATAGCCGGAGATTTCGCCCCCTTTTTGAACATCTTCGAGCGCCGCCTGTTCGACGTGGCGCAGCGTGCCCGTCAGGCGGTCACGTAGCGCGAGCAATTGTTTCTTGCGCTGTTCCAGTTCGGCCGCTTTCATCGTGGCTTCTCCAAGGAAGTTGATTGGTGGAAACCGATTCTTCAGCACGAATCGTGCCGATCGGTTGCGAATCCGAATTTACAGCACCACGGCAGTGGCATTCGGTTTCATGCCCCCCACTTGATATACTGTGTAGGCGCCAAAAAAATTCGTTTGCCGCTCACCGATGCAGGACGACTTGGCGTGCGGCAAGGGATGGTATGCCGTCTGCACTGTTCGCAACCAGCCTGTCGGTTCTTCAAGCCATCAGCAAGGCCATGAAAGGGAATGGGTATGCGTCGACTGTTCGCGTTCTTGGTGTTCGTCGTAGCTGTGCTGCTTGTGATTGGCTTTTTCCGCGGCTGGTTCGGTATCATTATCAATCAGGGCCAGATCAAGCACGACACGCACGAACTCCGCAAAGAGGCGGAGCATGGCGTCGAGAAAGCAAAAGAAGACCTTCACCAAGGGGCGCAAAAAGTCGAGCAGAAGACCAGCAACACTCCGACAACTCCCTGAGGTGTGGCGCTGGCAAGCGAAGTCTGCCAGTGAAGAACTACCGCAGGGCGCTACACTGGCAGACTTCTCTTGCCAGTGGCATTGGCCGCCAGTGGCATGGCGCCGCGAACGACTGGCGTTCTACCGCCGGGTTGTGGCCATCTGTGTCGTCAGCAGATCGAGTTGGCTTTTGAGATCGGCCAACAGAATTTGAGGGCTCGCTCCCCCGGCCATGTGGGCGTAAAAGGATTGGGCCGGAGTTCCGTTGCCAGTGCTGAGCATTGCAGCGGCATGCTTCAATTCGGCAAGTCGTTCGTCGACGGTGGCAAATTGATTCGCGGTCTGGCGGTTTTCGTCCCACATCCGGGTGAGTTGGAACACCACACCGAGCAGTAGACCCAGTTGTCCGGCAAGGCAGGCCGGCATTCCGAGTGTCCAAAGTTCGTTCCGTCCGGCAATCAGCGACCAGGCCAATAGGACCGCGCCGCAGACGAACGCCATCGTGCCCCCACACAATAGTGCCCATACGGCAATCGAGGCCCGCTTTCGCCGCGGTGCGGAAGGCGGTGCAGCGTCGACCGCTCCATGAGCGGCGCCGCCAGGTGCGGTGGCTCCGGCCGTTTGCCAAGAAAATGGCCCTGCTACAGAAACCGGCCCACTCGATTCCGGCACCGGCGAGCCGGCGATTCCAGCAGCCACCAAGCGTTGCAGCCGTTGCAATTCGAAGTCGAGCGCCCAATCGTCGAAATCGCTGTCGGGCTCAAACGAGCGGCCCGGTTCATTGGAATCAAGATCCGATTCACTGCCGACTTCCAATCCCGCGGTGTGAACGGTCACGGCGACGGGCTCGGGCTGCCGCACTGGGCCGCCACATTGCGGGCATCGGGCTCGGCGGCCCCCCGCAGCCAGTGCTGGCACATCTCGTCGGCAGCTTTTACACCACATGCGACTGCCCCATACCATAGCCCTCGCGGCGCGCAAACTGTCGCCGGTCTTCTAAGGTATCGGCCACCGCCAACGGCATTCTGTAGCGAATCCGCAGGATTTGCGGCCGAATTATGTCGCTTCTGCTTAGGATTCGACCCCTCTCCCTTTGCGGGAGCGGGCAGAGTGAGGAGTCTGAAAACCGAAGTTATTTTTCGCTCGAGGCTTATTTCACTGCCGCGTATGTCATCGCCGCCCGGACGGCTTCGAGCACTTGGGCTTGGGCAATCGGCATTGGCTGGAAGAGCGTTGCCCCGGCGGCCGCTTTGTGTCCGCCTCCTTGGAATTTTTCTGCCAGCGTGCTGCAATCGATCGCGGGGTTTCGGCTGCGGAAGCTGACTTTTACCCCGCCGCTCGCCAGTTCGACCAGCATCAACGCCACTTCCACGCCGCCAACCTGGAGCGTCATATTGACGATGTCTTCGGTATCGCTGGCGACCGCGCCGGTGGTGCGAAAATCTTCCTGCAGAATCGCGGTGTGAATCGCTCGGCCGTTCATTTCCATTCGCGCTCGGGCCAGCGCCAGCCCGATCAAATGCAGGCGTGCCAAAGTGTCTTGCTCGTAGAGCGAGCGATACACTTCGCCCGGCTTGGCGCCGGCGTCGAGCAATCGGCCTGCGGCGCGCATCGTGTCGCCGGTGGTCGAGTTGAAACGAAACCAACCGGTGTCGGTCGAGATCGCGGCGAACAACGGCATCGCGATTTCCGGCGTGATCGCGACGCCCAGTTGATCGGCCGCTTGCAGCACGAGCCGGCCGGTCGCCTCCGCTTCCGTGTCTTTGAACATCTCGGCGCCGAGATCGTCGCTGCTGACATGATGATCGAGCACGATCTTCTTCGCGCGGGTGCTGCGGACCACTTCGGCCATCGGCCCGAGCTGAGTCCACGCGCTTGTGTCGAGCACGATCAGCACATCCCGGTCGGCAAGTTCGGCCGGCTGCACGTCGACGCCGATTGCTTCCAGGCGCCCCGTCGGATCGATGAAGAGCAGGTTCGGCGGCGTCGATTGCCCGTTGACGATGCGCACATCCTTTCCGATCGCCCCGAGCACGCCGGCCATTCCCAATTCGCTGCCCAGCGCATCGCAATCGGGGCGGATGTGACTGGTCAAAACGAACCGCTGGTGGCGGCGCACAATCTCAACAAAGCGAGGCCAGTCGATAGGCATGGGGGGCAAATCAATAGGTGGGAAGGGATTGGCAGGTTGGGAACGCAACTCAGCGGCCCGCACCGGCGGCTAGCGCCTTGCCGCTAACGACGACCGCTCGGGTGTTAGCGGCAAGGCGCTAGC comes from the Pirellulales bacterium genome and includes:
- the carB gene encoding carbamoyl-phosphate synthase large subunit is translated as MPRRTDLHKILLIGSGPIVIGQACEFDYSGTQACKALREEGFEVVLVNSNPATIMTDPGMADRTYIEPLTWEAVARVIEAERPDALLPTLGGQTGLNLAMELARNGVLEKYGVEMIGARADVIAKAEERELFKQAMEKISLETCKGRTVHSLAAARQVLKEIGLPCVIRPGFTMGGSGSNVAYNREEFDTVVSRGLDASPISEVLIEQSIAGWKEYEMEVMRDADDNCVIICSIENFDPMGVHTGDSITVAPAQTLSDKEYQRMRDASLAVIREIGVETGGSNIQFAINPKTGRMIVIEMNPRVSRSSALASKATGFPIAKIAAKLAVGYRLHELPNDITRETMACFEPTIDYVVTKIPRFAFEKFPEADSRLTTQMKSVGETMAIGRTFKESFQKALRGLEVGSFGLGCDGKDLWYTPQQPTIDEIRAKLAIPNAERPWFIRYAMKAGMTVEEIHGLTQIDPWFLDEIAQIVAVEDELRACDEPAHASEELLRRAKRFGFSDRQLSTIWNCSEMDVRALRKSLGIVATFKSVDTCAAEFEAYTPYYYSTYEDEDETPPKPRGGRRIMILGGGPNRIGQGIEFDYCCCHASFALRELGIESIMVNSNPETVSTDYDTSDLLFFEPLTTEDVLNICDRVQPDGVIVQLGGQTPLNLSRALATAGVPIIGTSVDTIEDAEDREKFQRLLQRLGLRQPANGIARTMTEARAQATKIGYPNLVRPSFVLGGRAMEICYDQSQLERFVAEAFVVAQGQPVLIDRFLEEAIEVDVDAICDGQQVLVAGIMEHIEEAGVHSGDSACAIPPYSLAGPILAEIREATVAMARHLRVVGLMNVQYAIKKEDGKQVLYVLEVNPRASRTVPFVAKATGMPVARVATKVMAGVSLAEQGYHSDPIPAFVSVKESVFPFSKFAGVDIVLGPEMRSTGEVMGVSERFSIAFAKSQLAAGILLPKEGRIFISVASPSAKEHMIGLAKRLAAMGFQLLATEGTARVIEATGIPVEHVKKLQEGHPNLIDHLIDGRVQLIMNTPRGKGARTDEGRIRAASVTHGVPCITTLPAADACVKAMEALREEEMTVQALQDRFPHTEPSLGIATAIRR
- a CDS encoding TraR/DksA C4-type zinc finger protein, encoding MKAAELEQRKKQLLALRDRLTGTLRHVEQAALEDVQKGGEISGYHTHLADADEEGLDKEIAIAANEEGILEMVEDALQRIEEGTYGTCEECGQPIPTERLEAIPYTPHCVQCAQ
- a CDS encoding bifunctional oligoribonuclease/PAP phosphatase NrnA; this encodes MPIDWPRFVEIVRRHQRFVLTSHIRPDCDALGSELGMAGVLGAIGKDVRIVNGQSTPPNLLFIDPTGRLEAIGVDVQPAELADRDVLIVLDTSAWTQLGPMAEVVRSTRAKKIVLDHHVSSDDLGAEMFKDTEAEATGRLVLQAADQLGVAITPEIAMPLFAAISTDTGWFRFNSTTGDTMRAAGRLLDAGAKPGEVYRSLYEQDTLARLHLIGLALARARMEMNGRAIHTAILQEDFRTTGAVASDTEDIVNMTLQVGGVEVALMLVELASGGVKVSFRSRNPAIDCSTLAEKFQGGGHKAAAGATLFQPMPIAQAQVLEAVRAAMTYAAVK